The Deltaproteobacteria bacterium genome has a segment encoding these proteins:
- a CDS encoding amidohydrolase family protein, with the protein MRDSADKGRGAKVYIASRIFLDSSTVLSPGAVAVLEGAVVAAGRPRDVERSIPGGFERREFPGAAVIPGLVNAHTHLQIPRLEIPFAGASAGESPFVEWILRVIAWKRNAPPGEFRRNFEAGSEEALSCGTTSVGEVCGPDPAAYSTCPLRARVFAEGIGFAPDAAAEVLDAVEAVLADLEESSRAVGSIVVPGISPHTLYTVGPALLGSMGNLAARKNLPVCLHLAESPAEMEFLSSGGGHVATRLYPAVGKDVSWFRGIGMPIENYLRSAGLLREGLLLVHNVHLSPDEVASLRRTGARFVLCPRSNSAHGNGHPDVTRFVDTGVPFALGTDSLGSVPDLNVWEEIRAARSLYRGRLVETELSGVLFRAATENGAAALGLPCGTLRPGGAADFIVADNPDGEGDAAIRNLVDRTGGNNVHMTVVGGIPRYERTR; encoded by the coding sequence ATGAGAGATAGCGCAGACAAGGGGCGCGGGGCGAAGGTATACATCGCCTCGCGCATTTTTTTGGATTCCTCGACCGTGCTTTCCCCGGGTGCGGTGGCGGTGCTGGAAGGCGCCGTCGTGGCGGCCGGCAGGCCCCGAGATGTGGAACGGAGCATCCCCGGCGGATTCGAAAGAAGGGAATTCCCCGGCGCCGCCGTCATTCCCGGCCTCGTAAACGCTCATACTCATCTGCAGATACCCCGCCTGGAAATCCCGTTTGCCGGAGCATCCGCCGGCGAGTCTCCGTTCGTCGAATGGATCCTTCGCGTCATCGCATGGAAGCGCAATGCCCCGCCCGGGGAGTTCAGGCGGAACTTCGAGGCTGGTTCCGAGGAGGCTCTATCCTGCGGGACCACTTCCGTCGGGGAAGTCTGCGGGCCGGATCCGGCAGCCTACTCGACATGTCCGCTGCGAGCCCGGGTCTTCGCGGAAGGAATCGGGTTCGCTCCGGACGCTGCCGCGGAGGTCCTGGACGCCGTAGAAGCGGTATTGGCGGATTTGGAAGAATCATCCCGGGCAGTCGGGTCGATAGTCGTTCCGGGCATCTCCCCGCATACCCTTTACACCGTGGGACCGGCGCTTCTCGGTTCCATGGGGAACCTCGCCGCGCGGAAAAATCTTCCCGTCTGCCTCCACCTGGCGGAGTCCCCCGCCGAAATGGAATTTCTTTCGAGCGGCGGCGGACACGTCGCAACCCGTCTTTATCCCGCCGTCGGAAAGGACGTCTCATGGTTCCGCGGAATCGGGATGCCCATCGAGAACTATCTTCGAAGCGCGGGGCTGTTACGCGAAGGGCTTCTCCTGGTGCATAATGTCCACCTGTCTCCCGACGAGGTCGCCAGCCTGCGAAGGACGGGAGCGCGGTTCGTTCTTTGTCCACGAAGCAACTCGGCGCATGGAAACGGCCATCCCGATGTAACCCGTTTTGTGGATACCGGCGTTCCCTTCGCGCTCGGGACGGACAGCCTTGGTTCGGTGCCCGACCTGAACGTATGGGAGGAGATCAGGGCGGCGCGTTCGCTGTATCGGGGGAGACTCGTGGAAACGGAACTATCAGGCGTGCTTTTCCGTGCCGCCACCGAAAACGGGGCGGCGGCACTTGGGCTGCCGTGCGGCACGTTGCGGCCCGGGGGAGCGGCCGACTTCATCGTGGCGGACAATCCCGATGGAGAAGGAGACGCGGCAATCAGGAACCTGGTGGATCGGACGGGCGGTAATAACGTCCATATGACAGTTGTCGGCGGCATTCCACGCTACGAGCGTACCAGATGA
- a CDS encoding C40 family peptidase, whose translation MTLRRHIIFYSFLLLAIPLAAGADEVYKVRRGDSLARIAKKFHVKADRIIEANGLESDRLKPGDRLTIPMRNSSARSAKAAEAPAGANAPETCPHTVEKGETLSEIAEMYGMTIRELKALNHIRKPKRVKAGAKILVRKQKEEEPVVAAAPPPQDAPPAEIPRESLIARELREIAASPVVKEVRELTEPAKGTGLGGIKEKLISIAHKMLDIPYRFGGSSFLGIDCSGYVQKVFGVLDVVLPRTAREQFRHGEKVSRDELSVGDLVFFRTYAKFPSHVGIYLGNNQFIHASSRERKVKIDSMDAPYYYKRFIGGRRIPLQEQVDEI comes from the coding sequence ATGACCCTTCGACGCCACATAATTTTTTACTCTTTTCTCCTGTTGGCCATACCATTGGCTGCCGGTGCGGACGAAGTCTACAAGGTCCGTAGAGGGGACAGCCTTGCGCGGATCGCGAAGAAGTTCCACGTCAAAGCAGACCGCATAATCGAGGCGAACGGCCTGGAATCAGACCGGCTGAAACCGGGCGACAGGCTTACGATTCCAATGCGAAATTCATCCGCCCGGTCGGCCAAAGCGGCGGAGGCGCCTGCGGGCGCCAACGCGCCTGAAACCTGCCCTCACACGGTGGAAAAAGGCGAGACCCTCTCCGAAATCGCGGAAATGTACGGGATGACGATCAGGGAATTGAAGGCGTTGAATCATATCCGGAAGCCGAAACGCGTAAAGGCTGGGGCGAAAATACTCGTAAGGAAGCAGAAGGAAGAGGAACCGGTTGTCGCCGCGGCGCCTCCCCCGCAAGATGCTCCGCCTGCCGAGATCCCCAGGGAATCCCTGATCGCCAGGGAACTGAGGGAAATCGCGGCATCACCCGTCGTCAAGGAGGTACGGGAACTCACCGAACCTGCCAAGGGGACCGGCCTCGGTGGAATCAAGGAGAAGTTGATAAGCATCGCGCATAAAATGCTCGACATTCCATACAGGTTCGGCGGGAGTTCGTTCCTCGGGATCGACTGCTCGGGCTACGTGCAGAAGGTCTTCGGCGTGCTGGATGTCGTTCTTCCGAGGACGGCGAGGGAACAGTTCCGACACGGAGAGAAGGTGAGCCGGGATGAGCTATCCGTCGGGGATTTGGTCTTCTTCCGGACTTACGCCAAGTTCCCTTCGCACGTCGGCATCTATCTCGGCAACAACCAGTTCATCCACGCTTCTTCGAGGGAACGCAAGGTCAAGATCGACAGCATGGACGCACCGTACTACTACAAACGTTTCATCGGCGGGCGGCGTATCCCGCTGCAGGAACAGGTCGACGAGATCTGA
- a CDS encoding NmrA/HSCARG family protein, which produces MASRKTILVTGATGQQGGAVARCLISKGQNVRVLTRSPEKARELAQRGAEVLRGDFDDRESLKEAVRGADGVFIVGTPFEKGPEAEMQQGKEIVLACWKFGAPQIVYTSVCAANKNTGIPHFESKAKVESYIKETGQACTILRPVWFMENFASPWLAPSIEKGVMTTPVHPERKLQMIALSDIGEFASEAFLRPDEFLGKDIDLAGDELTMRDIVMQISCASNREVRYEQIPDEKAEAAVGHDFALMYLWFNRVGYQVDIPQLEHRWGIRMTTFSRWLGRSALYRKAA; this is translated from the coding sequence ATGGCATCGAGGAAAACGATACTCGTCACGGGGGCAACCGGCCAACAGGGGGGCGCCGTCGCCCGCTGCCTTATTTCGAAAGGGCAGAACGTGCGAGTGCTTACGCGGTCTCCCGAAAAAGCCAGGGAATTGGCGCAACGGGGAGCGGAAGTTTTGCGCGGCGACTTCGATGACAGGGAAAGCCTGAAGGAGGCGGTCCGCGGCGCGGACGGGGTCTTCATCGTGGGCACTCCATTCGAGAAGGGGCCGGAAGCCGAAATGCAGCAAGGGAAGGAGATCGTATTGGCCTGCTGGAAGTTCGGCGCTCCGCAAATCGTCTACACGTCGGTCTGCGCAGCGAATAAAAACACCGGGATCCCGCATTTCGAAAGCAAGGCAAAGGTGGAATCGTATATAAAGGAAACCGGGCAGGCATGCACGATCCTGCGGCCCGTATGGTTCATGGAGAATTTTGCTTCGCCGTGGCTTGCCCCGTCGATCGAGAAGGGGGTAATGACGACCCCCGTTCATCCGGAGAGGAAGCTGCAGATGATCGCGCTGTCCGACATAGGAGAATTCGCCTCCGAGGCGTTCCTGCGTCCGGATGAGTTCCTTGGGAAGGATATCGACCTCGCGGGGGACGAACTGACTATGCGCGATATCGTCATGCAGATCTCCTGCGCATCGAACCGTGAAGTCCGGTACGAACAGATACCGGATGAAAAAGCGGAAGCCGCCGTCGGACACGATTTCGCGCTGATGTACCTGTGGTTCAACCGGGTCGGATACCAGGTGGACATTCCGCAACTCGAACATCGCTGGGGGATCAGGATGACGACCTTTTCCAGGTGGCTGGGGAGGTCGGCGTTGTACAGAAAGGCGGCGTGA
- the smpB gene encoding SsrA-binding protein SmpB yields MTEKPESRVKIVATNRRARHEYHILENFECGMVLHGYEVKSIRQGRVNIQDAHGAVRDGEAFIENMHISPYSHGDLRVIDPLRVRKLLLRRKEIDYLLGKTRERGLTLIPLKIYLKGPHVKMEIGLARGKKLYDKREDIAERDARRDIERAVRGKGRKTTRKY; encoded by the coding sequence ATGACGGAGAAGCCTGAATCGCGCGTCAAAATAGTCGCGACGAACCGGCGCGCCCGGCACGAGTACCATATCCTTGAAAACTTCGAATGCGGCATGGTTCTGCACGGGTACGAAGTGAAGTCTATCCGCCAGGGACGGGTCAATATCCAGGATGCCCACGGCGCTGTCCGGGACGGCGAAGCATTCATTGAAAACATGCACATATCGCCATACTCCCACGGGGACCTTCGCGTGATCGATCCATTGCGGGTCCGCAAACTCCTTCTCCGGCGCAAGGAGATCGACTATCTCCTCGGAAAGACCCGGGAGCGCGGCCTCACGCTCATCCCGCTCAAAATCTACCTGAAAGGCCCCCATGTGAAGATGGAAATCGGGCTGGCCCGTGGAAAGAAGCTCTACGACAAGCGGGAAGATATCGCGGAAAGGGACGCCAGGCGCGACATCGAGCGCGCAGTGCGTGGAAAAGGACGTAAAACGACACGAAAATACTGA
- a CDS encoding aspartate 1-decarboxylase, with translation MMRTMLKCKIHRATVTDAVLHYEGSVTIDKTLMDAAGLVEYEQVHIWNVDNGNRFSTYVIDGEPGSGVICLNGAAARQVSKGDLVIIAAFSAYDERELADFQPTLVYVDAKNRITNVKRKVESESQIPRVAAAR, from the coding sequence ATGATGCGCACAATGCTTAAGTGCAAGATCCATCGTGCGACGGTGACCGACGCCGTGCTGCATTACGAGGGGAGCGTGACGATCGACAAGACGCTGATGGACGCGGCGGGGCTCGTCGAGTACGAGCAGGTGCACATCTGGAACGTCGACAACGGGAACCGCTTCTCCACCTACGTCATCGACGGCGAGCCCGGCTCCGGCGTCATCTGCCTGAACGGCGCGGCTGCCCGCCAGGTAAGCAAGGGCGACCTGGTGATCATCGCCGCCTTCTCGGCCTACGACGAGAGGGAGCTGGCGGACTTTCAGCCGACGCTTGTCTACGTCGACGCCAAGAACCGGATCACCAACGTGAAGCGGAAGGTCGAATCGGAGAGCCAGATCCCCCGGGTCGCCGCCGCCCGGTAG
- a CDS encoding pantoate--beta-alanine ligase, whose product METFHLPDAMRAWSEAQRAEGKRVGFVPTMGYLHDGHVSLVRIAKERGCDAVAASIFVNPTQFGPGEDYERYPRDEERDLAMLGAAGVEAVFLPGVHEMYPDGYQTYIEVNGVSRGLCGAMRPGHFRGVATVVAKLLIIARPHVAVFGEKDFQQLAVIRTMARDLNLDVEIVGAPIVREPDGLAMSSRNKYLKGEDRTAALCLYKGLCAARELYAAGVRVPEKLVNAARAKIAAEPRAKLEYVEARNPVTLSREISVSGRMTILAAARVGPARLIDNITLEGKPS is encoded by the coding sequence ATGGAAACGTTTCACCTTCCGGATGCCATGCGGGCGTGGTCGGAAGCGCAGCGCGCCGAAGGGAAGCGGGTCGGCTTCGTCCCGACTATGGGCTACCTGCACGATGGGCACGTGAGCCTCGTGCGTATCGCGAAAGAGCGGGGATGCGATGCCGTCGCGGCTTCGATCTTCGTCAATCCCACCCAGTTCGGTCCCGGGGAGGATTACGAGAGATATCCTCGCGACGAAGAGCGGGACCTGGCGATGCTTGGGGCGGCGGGCGTGGAGGCCGTGTTTCTCCCCGGTGTCCACGAAATGTATCCCGACGGGTACCAGACCTATATCGAAGTAAACGGCGTTTCGCGCGGGCTGTGCGGGGCGATGCGGCCCGGTCACTTCCGGGGAGTCGCAACGGTGGTGGCCAAGCTGCTCATCATCGCGAGGCCGCACGTGGCGGTTTTCGGGGAGAAGGATTTCCAGCAGCTCGCCGTCATCCGCACGATGGCGCGCGACCTGAACCTGGACGTGGAGATCGTGGGGGCGCCGATCGTACGGGAGCCCGACGGACTGGCGATGAGCTCGCGGAACAAGTATTTGAAGGGAGAGGACCGGACGGCGGCGCTCTGCCTGTACAAGGGTCTGTGCGCGGCCCGGGAACTGTACGCGGCGGGAGTCCGTGTCCCGGAAAAGCTGGTTAACGCGGCACGGGCGAAGATCGCCGCCGAGCCGCGCGCCAAGCTGGAATACGTGGAAGCCCGGAACCCGGTGACGCTCTCCCGGGAAATTTCGGTATCCGGAAGAATGACGATTTTAGCGGCGGCCCGGGTGGGGCCCGCACGCCTTATCGATAACATCACCCTGGAGGGGAAACCATCATGA
- a CDS encoding CapA family protein — MKVLLPFLCLLSTFIGVDARACDMLTIAAVGDIMMGTTWPEEMLPPRDGDGIYDNVLEGLRNADIVFGNLEGPLLDGGEGIKCGRKKRGKNLCFEFRTPARYVRHLQTAGFNVLNVANNHSFDFGPEGVENTILALDNTGVRATGGENVAVFCIKSKLVAVAGFSYSPLSSHSFPIQDPAEAAEFIGGLKEGHDLVIVSFHGGSEGKDAMRVPDGDEIFAGTNRGNVVRFARAAIDAGADLVLGHGPHVPRALELYKGKLIAYSLGNFLTYGRFNIQGPSGVSLVLRAGIDLETGNFVGGAIVPVELRERGIPFIDKDGKAVNLIRELTGSRGFPSGLVIEEDGKIVPASVKDDE, encoded by the coding sequence ATGAAAGTTCTCCTTCCGTTCCTTTGCCTGTTATCGACGTTCATCGGCGTTGACGCCCGCGCGTGCGACATGCTCACCATTGCGGCGGTCGGGGATATCATGATGGGCACGACATGGCCGGAAGAGATGCTTCCACCCCGGGACGGGGACGGGATTTACGACAACGTCCTCGAAGGCTTGCGTAACGCCGACATCGTGTTCGGAAACCTGGAAGGGCCGCTGCTTGACGGCGGTGAGGGGATCAAGTGCGGCAGGAAGAAGCGCGGGAAAAACCTGTGCTTCGAGTTCCGCACCCCCGCCCGGTATGTGCGACATCTTCAGACAGCGGGTTTCAATGTCCTTAACGTCGCGAACAATCACTCTTTCGACTTCGGTCCCGAAGGGGTGGAGAACACCATTCTTGCGCTGGACAACACGGGGGTCCGGGCGACCGGGGGCGAGAATGTCGCCGTGTTCTGCATCAAGAGCAAGCTCGTCGCCGTGGCTGGTTTTTCCTACTCACCACTCTCTTCCCATTCCTTTCCCATACAGGATCCGGCCGAGGCAGCGGAATTCATCGGCGGATTGAAGGAAGGGCACGACCTTGTCATCGTGTCGTTTCATGGGGGGAGTGAAGGGAAGGATGCGATGCGCGTGCCTGACGGCGACGAGATCTTCGCGGGGACGAATCGGGGGAACGTAGTGCGTTTCGCCAGGGCGGCGATCGACGCAGGCGCGGACCTCGTGCTTGGACACGGGCCGCATGTTCCCAGGGCGCTGGAACTCTACAAGGGGAAACTTATCGCCTACAGCCTGGGTAATTTCCTGACGTACGGGAGATTCAACATACAGGGGCCCAGCGGTGTGAGCCTTGTGCTGCGGGCCGGGATTGATCTGGAGACGGGGAATTTCGTCGGCGGGGCGATCGTCCCGGTGGAGTTGCGCGAACGCGGGATTCCATTCATCGACAAGGACGGAAAGGCGGTGAATCTCATCCGTGAGCTGACCGGGTCGCGGGGATTCCCGTCAGGGCTCGTCATCGAGGAAGACGGGAAAATAGTGCCGGCCTCGGTCAAGGATGATGAATGA